One stretch of Chryseobacterium sp. LJ668 DNA includes these proteins:
- the bshC gene encoding bacillithiol biosynthesis cysteine-adding enzyme BshC — MKTVKKIAFTDIESIPQLVKDFLNHEIEGFENYTFSFDNFAEHIHLKQNSFDQFQRGIIVNVFKEQLSKLQLSVMQKQNIENLNSPDTFTVTTGHQLNLFSGPVFFIYKILQTIKTCSNLREKFPDYNFVPVYWMASEDHDFAEINHFKTENNYYEINERSGGPVGRININDTFFISEFEKEFKDSIFGTELILMLKEAYKIGNNLTEAIKILVNRLFSDFGLLILDGDSKELKNQIKDVFKDELINFSLHQTSKNKVDFLTEKYGKVQVNPREINLFYLSETRDRIDFDGKNYIIVDTDKKFSQEEILSELENFPERFSPNALMRPLYQEKVLPNLAYIGGNAEIMYWLELKDYFSKLSIPFPILIPRNSMLFIKEKTLGKIEKLDLKIEDFFQNFTKITNAKILDKNSVLESLDKQENIIINNFSELKSLAETTEKSFGNMVKAEEVRQLKSFKRMKKRLLHAEKIKQNELLERLESLFLNVHPAKTWQERIFNFAVFFADYGYEWLEACLEEMEVEQSKLIIVAI, encoded by the coding sequence TTGAAAACAGTCAAAAAAATAGCATTCACCGACATAGAGAGTATTCCTCAGCTGGTCAAAGATTTTTTAAATCATGAGATCGAAGGCTTTGAAAACTATACTTTTTCTTTCGATAATTTTGCAGAGCATATTCATTTAAAACAAAACTCTTTTGATCAATTTCAAAGGGGAATTATCGTTAACGTTTTTAAAGAACAGCTTTCAAAACTTCAGCTTTCCGTAATGCAGAAGCAGAATATTGAAAATTTAAATTCACCCGATACATTTACCGTTACAACAGGACATCAGCTGAATCTTTTTTCAGGGCCTGTTTTTTTTATCTATAAAATTCTGCAGACTATCAAAACCTGCAGCAATCTTCGAGAGAAATTTCCGGATTATAATTTTGTCCCTGTATATTGGATGGCATCGGAAGATCACGATTTTGCCGAGATCAATCATTTTAAAACTGAAAATAATTATTACGAAATCAACGAAAGGTCTGGTGGACCTGTCGGCAGAATAAACATCAATGATACTTTTTTTATTTCTGAATTTGAAAAGGAGTTCAAAGATTCTATTTTCGGGACTGAACTGATTTTAATGTTGAAAGAAGCCTATAAAATTGGAAATAATTTGACTGAGGCGATAAAAATTTTAGTCAACAGATTATTTTCAGATTTTGGACTGCTGATTCTTGACGGTGATTCTAAAGAGCTTAAAAATCAAATTAAAGATGTTTTTAAAGATGAATTGATCAATTTCAGTTTACATCAGACATCAAAAAATAAAGTTGATTTTCTAACAGAAAAGTATGGAAAAGTTCAGGTTAATCCGAGAGAAATCAATCTATTTTACTTGTCTGAAACGAGAGATAGAATAGATTTTGACGGCAAAAATTATATTATAGTCGATACGGATAAAAAATTTTCACAAGAAGAAATTCTATCTGAACTTGAAAATTTTCCTGAAAGATTTAGTCCGAATGCATTAATGCGTCCGCTTTACCAGGAGAAAGTTTTGCCAAATTTGGCATACATCGGTGGAAATGCAGAAATCATGTACTGGCTTGAACTGAAAGACTATTTTTCTAAACTCAGTATTCCTTTTCCGATTTTGATTCCAAGAAATTCAATGCTTTTTATTAAAGAAAAGACCTTAGGTAAAATTGAAAAGCTGGATTTGAAAATTGAAGATTTCTTTCAAAACTTTACCAAAATCACCAATGCCAAAATTCTCGATAAAAATTCTGTCCTTGAGTCATTAGACAAACAGGAAAACATAATTATTAATAATTTTTCAGAGCTTAAATCTTTAGCTGAAACCACAGAAAAATCTTTCGGAAATATGGTAAAGGCAGAGGAAGTACGCCAGCTGAAATCTTTTAAGAGAATGAAAAAAAGATTGCTCCATGCAGAAAAAATTAAGCAAAATGAATTATTGGAACGTTTAGAAAGCTTATTTTTAAATGTTCATCCGGCCAAAACATGGCAGGAAAGAATTTTTAATTTCGCCGTATTTTTTGCAGATTATGGATATGAGTGGCTTGAAGCTTGCTTAGAGGAAATGGAGGTGGAACAATCAAAATTAATAATTGTTGCCATTTAA
- the fabD gene encoding ACP S-malonyltransferase — protein sequence MKALVFPGQGSQFVGMGKELYDSRKDIKDLMESANEILGFDILSIMFSGAEEDLKKTEVTQPSIFIHSVAALKAINGLGAEMVAGHSLGEFSALVANGVLSFDDGLKLVSERAKAMQAACDANPSSMAAILGLEDALVEEICATIDGTVVPANYNCPGQLVISGETAAVEEACAKLKEAGARRALLLPVNGAFHSPLMQPAQERLAAAIEKTKFRNATIPVYQNITTTAVTDPEQIKNNLIAQLTGPVKWTQSVQNMIKDGATNFIEVGPGKTLQGLIKKIDSEVTSASAI from the coding sequence ATGAAAGCACTTGTATTTCCTGGGCAGGGTTCACAGTTTGTAGGGATGGGAAAAGAGTTATACGATTCCCGTAAAGACATTAAAGATCTGATGGAATCTGCCAATGAAATTTTAGGATTCGATATTCTTTCCATTATGTTTAGTGGAGCAGAGGAAGATCTTAAAAAAACAGAAGTTACCCAACCTTCTATATTCATACACTCGGTGGCTGCTTTAAAGGCCATCAACGGTCTTGGCGCTGAGATGGTTGCAGGACATTCCTTAGGGGAATTTTCAGCGTTGGTAGCCAATGGTGTTTTGTCTTTTGATGACGGCTTAAAATTGGTTTCTGAAAGAGCAAAAGCAATGCAGGCAGCTTGTGATGCAAATCCGAGCTCAATGGCGGCAATTTTAGGCTTAGAGGATGCGTTAGTTGAAGAAATATGCGCAACTATAGATGGGACTGTTGTTCCTGCAAATTATAATTGCCCGGGGCAGCTGGTAATTTCCGGGGAAACTGCCGCTGTTGAAGAGGCCTGTGCCAAATTGAAGGAAGCGGGGGCAAGGAGAGCATTGTTGTTACCGGTTAACGGGGCTTTCCATTCACCATTGATGCAGCCGGCTCAGGAAAGACTAGCTGCAGCTATCGAAAAAACAAAATTCAGAAATGCTACGATTCCTGTATATCAGAACATTACAACAACAGCGGTAACAGATCCTGAACAGATTAAAAATAATCTGATTGCTCAGCTGACAGGCCCTGTAAAGTGGACTCAGTCTGTGCAAAATATGATCAAAGACGGTGCTACCAATTTCATTGAAGTAGGGCCGGGAAAAACGTTGCAGGGATTAATAAAAAAAATTGACAGCGAAGTTACATCGGCTTCTGCAATCTAA
- a CDS encoding GYDIA family GHMP kinase, producing MSEIYSPGKLMLTSEYFAVDGALVLAVPTKLGQEFFFEEKQNGKSIIFWEAYHQNKLWLKAVIDYKKWQILETNITSSAEFILKTLKNVQSLSEIKFKNTDTYHLKTNLQFPADYGLGSSSTLMNNLAEWSEIDPFYLNSISLGGSGYDIAVAKAKSAVLYQNKPQIHFEKVNYNPKFKNELIFIHLNQKQDSRDGINLYKSKVKSQKLVDEFSDLTRNILLCDELDNFSDLMMLHEQRISDFIKIPTVKSIFFADCAKFVKSLGAWGGDFVMSAKFEGFEEYFWGKGFTTVFEWSDLIDC from the coding sequence ATGAGCGAGATCTATTCACCGGGAAAGCTGATGCTGACTTCAGAATATTTCGCTGTAGATGGAGCTCTTGTCTTAGCTGTACCCACAAAGCTAGGACAGGAGTTTTTTTTTGAAGAAAAGCAAAACGGGAAATCAATTATTTTCTGGGAAGCCTACCATCAAAATAAATTATGGTTAAAAGCCGTCATCGATTATAAAAAATGGCAGATTCTAGAAACCAATATTACTTCAAGTGCAGAGTTTATTCTTAAAACGCTCAAAAATGTTCAGAGTCTTTCTGAAATTAAATTTAAAAACACTGATACCTATCATTTAAAGACAAATCTTCAGTTTCCGGCAGATTATGGTCTGGGAAGCAGTTCTACCTTAATGAATAACCTTGCGGAATGGTCAGAGATTGATCCTTTTTATCTTAATTCAATAAGTCTTGGCGGAAGCGGTTATGATATTGCGGTGGCAAAAGCGAAATCAGCAGTTTTGTATCAGAATAAACCTCAAATACATTTTGAAAAAGTCAATTATAACCCAAAATTTAAGAATGAGCTGATTTTCATTCACTTAAATCAAAAGCAAGACAGCCGAGATGGGATCAATCTATATAAGTCAAAAGTAAAGTCTCAAAAATTAGTTGATGAATTTTCTGATCTCACAAGAAATATTTTGTTGTGTGATGAATTAGATAATTTTTCTGATCTAATGATGCTACATGAACAACGTATTTCAGATTTTATTAAGATTCCGACAGTTAAATCAATTTTTTTTGCTGATTGTGCAAAATTTGTCAAAAGTTTAGGCGCTTGGGGCGGTGATTTTGTTATGAGTGCAAAATTTGAAGGCTTTGAAGAGTATTTTTGGGGAAAAGGTTTTACTACTGTTTTCGAATGGAGTGATTTAATTGATTGTTAA
- a CDS encoding RagB/SusD family nutrient uptake outer membrane protein, with the protein MKINKIKFFFVGIASLGLVSCTDIVDDQLDPDGVIEENVFKTLKNSELVLLGSYSRMPLGANLYAQSLVSDELKYNQQNNGQGKEVHSWTFTAQQDEFAGIWYGAYGSISNANKLLLNFDKIPATTPADVALKDQLKGEALALRAFNHFLLVRLFSPKYQPSALGIPYVKTDDIYERPSRPTMQETYTQIINDCNAAYPLLANVPAGVKNRFNQGALRAMQAYVALEMNDFDQAITYANQALTFNSTLANTLATVQATWTDANTTELLFFQTNIAGSASAAPGTYFTTNLLTSGGIIYWNPSVTLYNKFATADFRRARYFSGTPTSPYNTFIVNKYPGSTGNYGVNNIKVFRVADLYMILAEANARKSTPNLTAAFTAYSTLRTARNAGASVAFTDQNDAVTKILDERSKEFAWEGSRFLDLKRNGRLITRQGVDIYILNPVATLSDLNRYTFPIPTSETQANPNIQQNPGY; encoded by the coding sequence ATGAAAATTAATAAAATAAAATTTTTCTTTGTAGGTATAGCTTCACTAGGTTTAGTTAGCTGTACTGATATTGTAGATGATCAATTAGATCCGGATGGAGTAATTGAAGAAAACGTATTCAAAACACTAAAAAACTCTGAACTGGTTTTATTGGGATCTTATTCTAGAATGCCATTAGGAGCTAATCTATATGCTCAGTCTTTGGTCTCTGATGAATTAAAGTACAATCAACAGAATAATGGTCAAGGTAAAGAAGTTCATTCTTGGACTTTTACAGCGCAGCAAGATGAATTTGCGGGTATTTGGTATGGTGCTTATGGATCTATTTCTAATGCTAACAAATTGTTATTAAACTTTGATAAAATACCAGCTACTACTCCTGCAGATGTTGCTTTAAAAGATCAATTAAAAGGTGAAGCATTAGCTCTACGAGCATTTAACCATTTTTTATTAGTGAGACTTTTTTCTCCTAAGTATCAACCTAGTGCTCTGGGAATACCATATGTAAAAACAGATGATATCTACGAGCGTCCTTCTAGACCTACGATGCAGGAGACCTATACACAAATAATAAATGATTGTAATGCGGCATATCCTTTATTAGCTAATGTTCCAGCGGGTGTTAAAAATAGATTTAACCAAGGAGCTTTAAGAGCTATGCAAGCATATGTTGCGCTTGAAATGAATGATTTTGATCAGGCAATTACATATGCTAATCAAGCGCTTACATTTAATAGTACTTTAGCCAATACGTTAGCAACTGTACAAGCGACTTGGACAGATGCAAATACTACAGAATTATTATTTTTTCAAACTAATATTGCAGGTTCTGCATCAGCAGCACCAGGAACATATTTTACAACTAATTTGTTAACTAGCGGTGGAATTATTTACTGGAATCCTAGCGTTACATTATATAATAAATTTGCTACGGCTGACTTTAGAAGGGCTAGATACTTTTCTGGAACGCCAACATCTCCTTACAATACTTTTATTGTTAACAAATATCCAGGAAGTACAGGAAACTATGGTGTCAACAATATAAAAGTTTTCAGAGTAGCAGATCTCTATATGATTTTGGCTGAAGCAAATGCAAGGAAATCAACTCCTAATTTAACTGCAGCATTTACTGCATATTCAACTTTAAGAACAGCAAGAAATGCTGGTGCATCTGTAGCTTTTACTGATCAAAACGATGCAGTAACAAAAATATTAGATGAAAGATCTAAAGAATTTGCTTGGGAAGGATCTCGTTTTTTAGATCTTAAGAGAAACGGCAGATTAATTACGAGACAAGGTGTAGATATTTACATTCTTAATCCAGTTGCTACTCTAAGCGATTTGAATAGATATACATTCCCTATTCCTACTTCTGAAACACAGGCGAATCCTAATATTCAGCAGAATCCAGGATATTAA
- a CDS encoding amino acid ABC transporter substrate-binding protein: protein MIKRFFLLSGLCMFLSVSAQKTHTVTKGDNPYNISKKYGITIDELFKLNPKFKDGKLAIGDVLKVKGGNSAPAKLPSSSQTGKILLQPKQTIYGITKQYRISETDLRKLNPELDAHMKIGEEITLPLDSIKKYGGNQAAVTTINSVESAVEVSQPTNTKTKIDTGNEKSTTVHTSSGQDEYATYTVEQGDTVFSIVNKFGVTIDELIALNPDLARGLKTGMILKIKKLDAAYTKKSGDALSVVLMLPFGYSTNETQYRAMAMDFLTGAKLAIERNAKNGQKLDIKIVDSGNEDSFKNSLTQINPNNTDLIIGPFFKSNVIDLLDFTKTQKIPVVAPFANSPELYNYSNLIIIETNDQTYSDKIVEEVKTVYSDQKIYVVADSKKENANYIKANLEKAVKNANITVVNSAADIQLDQNMMTGQSAPVIAILASDNDNVGEAFSSRMIALSKEVQGMKAFSLYPVPSFEKKVDELSQASLVYLMDRKINAEGSFEKEILAAYKTKYCKAPGKYAVIGFDVVNDMLARENKKGEIFKQMNKVQTQLATKFEFVKSKTNGAYVNTGFRVIRLVP, encoded by the coding sequence ATGATTAAGAGGTTTTTTTTACTGTCTGGTTTATGTATGTTTTTGAGCGTATCTGCTCAAAAGACGCACACGGTTACAAAAGGTGATAATCCCTATAATATTTCAAAAAAATATGGAATCACGATCGATGAGCTGTTTAAACTCAATCCTAAATTTAAAGACGGAAAACTTGCAATAGGTGATGTACTAAAGGTGAAAGGTGGAAATTCTGCCCCTGCAAAATTGCCTTCTTCGTCCCAAACAGGAAAAATATTGCTTCAGCCAAAACAAACAATTTACGGTATTACAAAGCAGTACAGAATTTCTGAAACAGATTTAAGAAAATTAAATCCTGAATTGGATGCTCATATGAAAATTGGTGAAGAAATTACTTTACCATTAGACAGTATTAAAAAATATGGCGGCAATCAAGCTGCCGTAACAACTATAAATTCTGTTGAATCTGCTGTAGAGGTTTCACAGCCCACCAATACAAAAACAAAAATTGATACCGGTAACGAAAAATCAACAACGGTTCATACTTCTTCAGGACAGGACGAGTATGCAACATACACTGTTGAACAGGGAGATACCGTATTTTCTATCGTCAATAAATTTGGGGTTACTATTGATGAGTTGATCGCACTGAATCCCGATTTGGCGAGAGGCTTAAAAACAGGAATGATACTTAAAATTAAAAAATTAGATGCAGCCTATACAAAGAAAAGTGGCGATGCACTAAGTGTAGTTTTAATGCTTCCTTTCGGTTACAGCACAAACGAAACCCAGTATCGTGCAATGGCAATGGATTTTCTTACGGGAGCTAAATTAGCGATCGAAAGAAATGCAAAAAACGGCCAAAAATTAGATATAAAAATTGTAGATTCAGGAAACGAGGATTCGTTCAAAAACTCACTGACTCAAATCAACCCGAATAATACAGATTTAATTATCGGTCCTTTTTTTAAGTCAAATGTCATTGATCTCTTAGATTTTACAAAAACTCAGAAAATTCCTGTGGTGGCACCATTTGCAAACTCTCCGGAATTATATAATTACAGCAATTTAATTATTATTGAAACTAACGACCAGACCTATTCTGATAAGATCGTTGAAGAAGTAAAAACAGTATATTCAGATCAAAAAATTTATGTGGTTGCAGATTCTAAAAAGGAGAATGCCAATTATATTAAAGCCAATCTTGAAAAAGCTGTAAAAAATGCTAATATAACGGTTGTAAATTCCGCCGCAGACATTCAGCTGGATCAAAACATGATGACAGGTCAGTCTGCACCGGTGATTGCCATTTTAGCAAGTGATAATGATAATGTAGGTGAAGCTTTTTCGAGCAGGATGATTGCACTTTCAAAGGAAGTTCAGGGCATGAAAGCATTTAGTTTATATCCGGTTCCGAGTTTTGAGAAAAAAGTGGATGAACTAAGCCAGGCAAGTTTGGTGTATTTAATGGATAGAAAAATAAATGCTGAAGGAAGCTTTGAAAAAGAGATATTAGCCGCTTACAAGACCAAATATTGCAAGGCTCCGGGCAAATATGCAGTGATTGGTTTTGATGTCGTCAACGATATGCTGGCCAGAGAAAACAAAAAAGGAGAGATTTTCAAACAAATGAATAAAGTGCAGACACAGCTTGCAACCAAATTTGAATTTGTAAAATCTAAAACCAACGGAGCATATGTAAATACGGGCTTCCGTGTCATCAGATTAGTTCCTTAA
- a CDS encoding putative porin — MKYFFFLILLFGSFLQAQVIVNKTDSNKLEKKLSDTLVIDSGTKDSLKIFKPTIQDYQYQTQFSEKKVFDTVMTFDKTYIFSQYNNRDNFGRVQFANIGAGFNPLSYEVIAEQNLALLPSNKSYVIMGINDIRYYDVKTPTASFIYHTAMRNGAALQSTYTQNIGKRFNFALEYMGLRSEGMYRNSLAANNSTLFSGHYTSKNGNYELFTHFLHQNVNNAENGGIVDDALFQSGNSESNKQNAQVNLSLSSSQFSYRRYYLSHQLTPFNSEKFPFRIRHTIFNQGNKYYYFQDGLENYWYTTASQIVTGFSPSTRKYSNNLSNTVSLVLDNEKFKLDAGVRYQMLKFGLNEINLSSINVPGELKENRLGAVGNLQVKLFDKFQLNSFLEFSNGNQFGNYLKTTNNVKFEPIKDYFVNAKVNFQSVYPSFNYLANSSVYRDFNYYLDDAKNQAITEVGGSINLKWFKTEVFANYFRIDNYTYFDAAALPRQSDNPLNISQIGGDATFSYRKFHLNTRVQFQSALTNKDLLPMPSFIGRANFFFQSKAFKNAAEIQAGLKVYYFSKFASREYFPILSEYILPSADSFSIGGQPIADLYINMKVKKMFFFIEGQQIGTLISYNKAYAFPHYPVYDFRLNIGIVWYLFN, encoded by the coding sequence ATGAAATATTTTTTTTTCCTCATACTCCTCTTCGGCTCCTTTCTCCAAGCCCAAGTCATCGTCAACAAAACAGACTCTAATAAACTGGAAAAAAAGTTGTCAGATACCTTGGTCATCGATTCTGGAACCAAAGATTCTTTGAAAATATTTAAACCTACAATTCAGGATTATCAGTATCAGACTCAGTTTTCTGAAAAGAAAGTTTTTGATACGGTGATGACTTTTGATAAGACCTATATATTTTCGCAGTATAACAATCGGGATAACTTTGGAAGAGTGCAGTTTGCCAACATTGGTGCCGGATTTAATCCATTGTCTTATGAAGTTATTGCTGAACAAAATCTGGCTTTGCTGCCAAGCAATAAATCTTATGTAATTATGGGAATCAATGATATTCGATATTATGATGTAAAAACTCCTACCGCTTCTTTTATTTATCATACGGCAATGCGAAATGGTGCGGCTTTACAATCAACGTATACGCAAAACATAGGTAAGAGATTCAATTTTGCGCTGGAATATATGGGATTGCGATCAGAAGGTATGTACAGAAATTCACTGGCGGCCAATAACAGTACTTTATTTTCTGGTCACTATACTTCCAAAAATGGAAACTACGAGCTTTTTACGCATTTTCTTCATCAAAATGTTAACAATGCAGAAAATGGAGGAATCGTAGATGATGCTCTTTTTCAATCCGGAAATAGTGAGAGTAATAAACAGAATGCACAAGTAAATCTGTCATTATCAAGTTCTCAGTTTTCTTATAGAAGATATTATTTGAGCCATCAGTTGACACCTTTCAACTCAGAGAAATTTCCATTTAGAATAAGACATACAATATTTAATCAGGGAAATAAATACTATTATTTTCAGGACGGATTAGAAAATTACTGGTATACCACGGCCTCGCAAATAGTCACAGGATTTTCTCCTTCTACAAGAAAATATTCAAATAATCTAAGCAATACTGTTAGCTTGGTACTTGATAATGAAAAATTTAAATTAGATGCGGGTGTACGTTATCAGATGCTCAAATTTGGTTTAAACGAAATCAATCTGTCTTCTATAAATGTTCCTGGAGAACTGAAGGAAAACAGATTAGGAGCTGTCGGTAATTTACAGGTTAAATTATTTGATAAATTTCAGCTGAATTCATTTCTGGAATTTTCAAATGGAAACCAGTTTGGAAATTACCTCAAAACGACAAACAATGTAAAGTTTGAGCCGATAAAAGATTATTTTGTGAATGCTAAAGTCAACTTTCAAAGTGTGTACCCGTCATTCAATTACTTAGCCAATTCATCTGTATACAGAGATTTTAATTACTATTTGGATGATGCCAAAAATCAGGCAATTACAGAGGTTGGAGGGAGTATTAATCTAAAATGGTTTAAAACGGAAGTCTTTGCCAATTATTTCAGAATAGATAATTATACCTATTTCGATGCAGCAGCATTACCGCGTCAAAGTGATAATCCGCTAAACATTTCTCAGATCGGCGGTGATGCAACTTTTAGCTACAGAAAATTTCATTTAAATACGAGAGTTCAGTTTCAGAGCGCACTTACAAATAAAGATCTTCTCCCAATGCCTTCTTTTATTGGAAGAGCTAATTTTTTCTTTCAGTCTAAAGCCTTCAAAAATGCTGCGGAAATTCAGGCGGGTCTGAAGGTTTATTATTTTTCGAAATTTGCATCAAGAGAATATTTTCCGATTCTTAGCGAATATATTCTTCCAAGTGCAGATTCTTTCTCCATTGGCGGTCAGCCGATCGCTGATCTTTATATAAATATGAAGGTGAAAAAAATGTTCTTTTTTATAGAAGGACAGCAGATCGGAACCCTTATTTCATATAACAAAGCCTACGCTTTTCCTCATTATCCGGTGTATGATTTTAGACTGAATATTGGAATCGTGTGGTATTTGTTCAACTAA